Genomic segment of Eupeodes corollae chromosome 2, idEupCoro1.1, whole genome shotgun sequence:
tataattaaaaagtttagttgttttaatttcatatttttataatttcattgtggatggaaagttaaaatttagttgcttatttataaattctttagggatttatttaaagtttgctagacaaatataaaaacaaaattcaattaatcatAAAATGTTGGGAAGCAAAaactcgtttttgaaaaatcaagacgAGTAGTTCTCTTCCTGTctgggaaaaaaaaaataggtagtAGTGCTCCttggtttttaaatgtttctatttgtatgtgttttgtatttgttattaataaaatgcatttattttaacCGCTCTTAAACAAAAGAATGGCCACCTGGCCTAAGTAAAAGTATATAAAATGACGAGTCTCGTGAGTCACATATGAACCAAAATTCCTGCCAACAATACAATGCCATGTGGGGTTGTACTTTTTGTCAAATTCCTTTTTGATGTATGCGGCTATATcctgcaaaataataaaaaacgtaTGCATGGTATGTAATGTAAGGTTAATATTAAatacagtttaaaaaacaaaaagcgtGTAcacaatttgtatgaaaaaaaactgactgatttttaaaaaattcgctgaatgttgaaaacaacatttttataagatgatattagtttgaagaaaaatctgaaatttttgaaaggatactTGGatcaaaaatcgaattttgCAGCTTAGTTTAGctagcttttttttaagattttatttttgtaagaaatatctatttttctcaaaattttaccacatgtcaaaaactttattcttcgttgcatacaattattttggaagtagaacattagaaaaatattccgtatgaaaaattgtttatttgacacacacaaacacagcaaattgaaatttttttaagattatgacaatttggtatcacattatacaatctaaaatttattgaaatagctAGCGTTATTAGTTTGTGAGTTCAACCAAAGTTATTATCggtaaatttttttccaaatcgaTCCCTTTAATGGTTCTTGAAATAACGAAAACGAACAATGGTATCCTGAAGATAGGTACGTGTTGTTAATCTATAATAAATATCTTAAACTATACAAACAATGGTTGAAAAtcttattcaaaatttgtacagccaactaaataaaaaatcattatcattacaaattatgttgtgttttttttaagaatgtggGAATTACGAAATAATTCTGAATCAAGAGCAAACTTTGTTACAGTCCAAAAAGGTTcaagatattaaaattttagcaGTTAATACAAAGATTAAGCTATGcgcaataaaaatatatgtatgaccGAGCAGATGAAACCATACTTGAAAGACTATTTCATTATAACCAGTAAAGTCTGCATcattaagtgcgttttttggtattccatatatagtacagtgagaaattgctaACAAAACGATCctcagtagccagatttttgtatttaaaaattgg
This window contains:
- the LOC129944606 gene encoding dynein light chain 1, cytoplasmic, coding for MSDRKAVIKNADMSEEMQQDAVDCATQALEKYNIEKDIAAYIKKEFDKKYNPTWHCIVGRNFGSYVTHETRHFIYFYLGQVAILLFKSG